The region CTCAATCTCCAGAAGCAGATCTTCCGGTCAACGGGTGCTTCCCTGTGTTAACGCTACAATAATATATGAGTCACAACACAGGCTGATAGATGAGGAGATGAACAGGAGGGAAGGGCGGACTGAGACGGGGATAAAAGCCGTACAGAACCGCGCTGTGGAATTAGAAATCTATCACATATAAGAACAGATATGCGAAGAGGGTGGTCTGTCTGGGCAGTAACAAAGCCTGGTGAGCTGTGGCTGCTCGACTAACAgagaaaagctgtaaaataGACACCTCTTGTTGTGATTTCTGCAAGGCTGTGAGTGTAACGTGTAGCACAAAGGCCTCATAGAGGGCGAAAGAGAGACGACACACTGTATTTCCCTGCAGGAGGTACATGGACATGCTGGTCAACCCAGCCTCCATTGTATTTATAAATagctaaaataaatcaaaaataaatggaGTTCCTTCTCCTGACCACACTGGTTGAGGATTGGGTTGCGTTCAAGGACACACAACAAGCCTGATGACTGGGTTTCCTGCTCCACGGATGCAGATattcatgtttctgtctctccacctcttAATCATTCTCTTGGGTCTCTGTCATTGGCACCATCTGTACCATTTCCCAGCATGTAATGtatacactgaaacacacatccCCCAAGAAGCAAAACTCTGAGTGAAAATCATAATGAAGTGCTGACATCCCATGTAGGGAAAACCCCTGCGGTTCAATCATGCTTGCACATGAGCGCACACACTAATATGAGTTTGGGTTCCCCTCTCAGAAACTATATGCATGCATGTTGCTCTTTGTGACTGGTGGTAAATTTAAAGGTCGCTAATGTGGGGGACGATGACCCGCCCCAGAGCGACTCCCCCTCCTGCTCCGGCCCACAGGAGCGTGGTGAGGTTCCCCCTTTTTAACGAGCCTCTGCAGGCTCATCCGTCTTCCCAGAGAGCCTGTCAGTCTGTGCTCAGGGATTTATCAGGCTGAAAAATGAACCAGGTCTCACATGAAAAGGCGCCATCAGAGGCTACTGGGCACAAAGGGGCCTAACATGATTGTGAATGTCGccttcacagagctgctgctcagaaaACAATCAGTTTCTGTAGCTTTCCATCCTAGCCAGTGATTAGCATTATCCCTTTTTTtgcatgtaaatattttaatagaTCTAGTAACAATCTTATGATTGAATGTCTGTCACCCCAGCCTCCCCAGAGATTACACTTATATATTACTGCCTGGATTATGATCACTGGCAATGAGTTTTAGGACGCGTTACATTTTTGTCCTGCACATAAATCATATGTAGGTGGTCTGGGTGGGTGGTGGACACACAGAACCAGGGTGTGAACAGCAGAGACCCTCATGTGATTTTGATTTAGACAACAGAAAGGCTTTTGGTGAGGTCGGGGAGAGACTGTGTTGTGGTTTTGTAGTGCTGTGCGTGTCTAAAGATAACCACAAAACACTTCAATCATGCTGTAGTTACAGGAGTGGAAATTGtaggaaaaacaaatgaaatacgTACTTTGTCAATGAtgtttcactgatgtgtttcactGACTTGGCAGGTGAGCTTCACTCACTTCACCACGTTTATCAGACTCAGCCTACAACTGCAATTAACCTACAAAAGGACACATTTGGTGTTTCAGTCTGGAGTCAAAGTTATCTGTGAAGAAAAAGTTTTCATATGTGAACAGaacttttgattttgtttgtattCCTGCGGACGTTGTGTGGGTGGATGAGTTTAAACAGGAGCACAAAGATCCAGACACACACCACTTGTACAGAtggtgcgtgtctgtgtgtgtctgtgaccatTGATCACCAGCTTCACTAGCAGCTCTTATCAGCGTGTTGGCCCATTGGCTGTCTGCACCGAGTCACTTTCACAGTTCAATCAGCGCTCTGTGTTTGAACTTGTGACTCCTTCTCTTTGTAGCAACATTTgttatctctgtttttgtgcgtgttttgagtgtgtgtgtgtgtgtgtgtggatggggggggggtcaaaaaGTAAAGGAGGGAGAGTAAATGAAAAGGGTTCCCAGAGTTGCGAGGTATAAAGGTTGCAGATGGCTTTCGCCACCTCACGCTCTCCATCTTCGTCAGGAAAGTTAAAGCAATTAACTGTTATCTCACAGCTGAGCCTTTGGTCCCGTCTATCGAATCCCTCAGTGTCACTTCACAGCTTTCAGTGGGAGAgtgatgcactgtgtgtgtgtgtgtgtgtgctgagagtATTTATCTGTGTGAGACAGTTCCTCCACCTGAGCAGACGGCATGAAaatcctctttgctttttgaGCTTGATAtaaaatttacatttctttgCAACCCCAGAGTAGTTCTTATAAGTGGATTATTACTAATCTATACAGGATGAATAACGTATTGGTACCACTTTCTGATTAGGCATTATTTGATAACAGACGTATTAATGGTCAATAGATCGTTTACTAATGCTTCATATATCAGTTATAAGCCATTAATAAGAACAACTTTGGGTTGACCTAAGGTATATTAACGGTTCTTGTGTTCACTTACTATCAGTCAAACTCGGCTCTGTTCTGTCAGAGGTGGGTAaagagcagcaggtggagcaggtggatGTAAAACTAGCcccgtgtttgtttgtttctcaccCCCACCTGCTGTTTCTGCCTCCTTTCGTTTGTTTTCGGTTTCCTCATTTCATCCTTCACCCGTCTGTCTGTGGCAGGTTGTTCCCAAGCCCCTCTCACAGCAGGGGTTCACAGATGGTACCTTTATGCTTCATAGGCTTCACTAATGCTTCTGATCCAGTTGTGGCTCAGCTTTAGTTCGGTAGCACCGTGGTCACGTTCGTAACGGCTTTATCACACGTTCTGATCTGTTGGATTGATTGAATTGTAAGCAAGAATCAACTTATCTTCATTTATGTGTCTACTTTTTAACACGGGAGTCAACTTTCAACTCGGATTGCTCCAAGACACCTGTTTGAAGAATCGGTGACCCCAGTTCAGCGTGTGTTTATTTAGCTTTTAGTCCAGAAGGACACtcgctcacatacacacacccaagcAAACATGACTGAAAGGGCCAGTTACCTCGAAGGTCACCACAGGTGTGTTTGCCTGTTCCTGTCCTTTCACTGTTTCTCTTCTTGAAAAACAGGCTTTTTTGTCTCAGCTGTCACCTTGAAACACTCAGCAGCCTTTGTTTGGTCATTGAAAGAaatcaaacacatttatttttatctttgtcaTGAAGCCATAAAACCAGCTTTGCCTTTCCTCGTAGGTTTTGTCACTGTGGCCACAGCTCAGTCTAATTTGTCTCTTTCATTCCCACCTCTAcctcttgttatttttttctttgctcattAACCATGCACAGATTACAtatgtggatgagtgtgtgttgtgtgtgtgttttaatacagCTCGAACCTTATAGCTCCCTCATAAGGTTTTATGACTATAAGCCAAGCTTGTCAGTCCTTTTCATCAGCTTCTTAGCTCCCTGCAGGTTCCTTGGCTCAACTTCATGCTTGTTCTGTTGTAATCAGCGAAGCTGAATATGTTTGCCAGTCTGACAGGTCCACAGTGGATATTATGTTGGTTTTCATGGTAATGTTAATGTTCTAAAAGGACTGTGAAGACATgaaacatttagatttttacACTGTTAGAAACAGGGAAAACAGTAAAGGAGACTTTGTTTCTGCAGGAGCAGTTTTGGGCTCATTTCTGCCTGATTTTTCACATGGCTTAAACTGAAGACGACTCTGGTACCATTAAATACATTGaatgaacataaaaaaatgaatttattaatATCCACAAAGAGTAGATATTACCTTTTACAAATAAGGTACATGTTTTGAGCTCTGAAGTTATAACACAAATGCCCCTGCTGTGGCTCAGGATTGTGTCACAGGCCACACAGATATACGTTTTCACGATATAAAGAATTAATCTGAAGGAAAGAGCTGTGAAGAACAATATACTGAGGTAACAGCATTTGCTGGCTGTACCATTCAGGTCCAACCTTTGCACTGGGGCCTGACCGCTCTCCATCCACCCTCTTCCTTGGTCTGGGAGGTCTGCTGCCTGGAACGTTCGCCACctgagagaggaaaactgaGGCGGATGTTGGGTATGAAATCACTTCCTGCCCAGGGACTGAATATAGTCATGATGGGGTACAGAGGGGATGTTTACATAGTGGACTACAGGGGCTCCTGACACAATAGGGACAGTTTAGAGCATGTTTGTTGGATGACGGCAAGCATTGTACTGTGGAAAcgtattctctctctttctctctcccccaaCTCCAAGTAGAGTTCCAGTTAGCCCTTTGTTACTCTGTCTTTTCCCATTGCATGCTGGGATATCTGTGTTCCTATTTTGCCAGGGAACGCTCAGCTCTCTGCAGGAAACCGCTTGCAGGACGAGCATTGCCTCTGTCATCATGTCACATCTGTGGCTGGAAGAAAAAAGTGCAACAGGTCATCTTCTCTCTTCAGACACTTGTAGCTTGACATTTATTTGGCAGCCGGCagaaaacacaactcactcCTGCAGGGAGCAGACAATAGTCTCTCATACATTCGAACATGctgttttttaatcactttcCGGGCTTGCAGAGAAGTACAGACCTGAGAGCAGGTGTTCCAGGTTATCTGTGTCAAATGgactcttccttcctccctgaGCCATGTCTTGGCCCATTTGATGGACTCATTCACTGAATCAGCCTAAGTCACCTAAATCACCCTGTTACAATTTGACTGTGTCTGTACATGGGGAAGACAAAAAGTTCTTTATAAcctttgctttattttaaaaactaatttttatGTACAGAACTTTCCAAATATACTTAATAATAGGCAGTGCCCTGAGATGTTTAAGGAAATAGATGTCCTTCTCAAAATAAAGCACTCTTCATTGACTGTGAATAACAGGAAGCTGTGAACTAATGATTATACAACATGAAACAGCAGATGAATCAGGCTTATTCTCTTAATTCCTCATACAAGCCCCGTTATGCTTGTAGTTtccagttcattgttttgagaAGCTCATTCATCTCTTTAGACATCTCGGGGCACTGCctgttattttatttggaaaattCTGTACATAAATaattagtttttaaaataaaagcaaccaACTTACTAGATTATTCTGGGGTTTCATAGAATACTCTTTTGTCTGCCCCTTGTAGAGCCAGACGTTCAATTTGTGATAGGGTGTGATTgtcactgaaaatgtgaaaacatgttgATCCCACAGAATGCTGCACtacccccaagtggccaaaaaaggtcaattAATGCAAGTTTATGTGAAGTCAGGGAGACTGAACATGCTAGAGAGTTTATGTTATATTCCCTATTGTTGAAAGTGTTAACACAAATTTCTTATTTGTCATCTGAAATGGATGGAGGTCACCACATGGTAGACTCAGTTAACCTGTCTAAAGCATGGCCCAGATCACCCAAAACAGCCCAACAACCCAAGAAAAGAGTAATTAATACAAATTTAAAGGTGTCACCCcatgcattttatatttatccCAACAATGACAGCTGACACTTTTCACCCACTGATGGAGAGTAAATCACTGTCGCTTCGTCTATTTTGAActgtaaagggaaaaaaagttggCAGATGTAAGCAGTGAGCCCCACCTGGTGGTGCCAAAGGTATAACACCTCAGTTTgtgttctgtttatttcttttcattattttggaAGAAAGACATTTGTATTTAAggactgacattttaaaaaaaagttcaagtAGATTCACTACAAATGAAGATTTAGTTACCATAGTTTTCctttagaaaacatttttattgcaAAGAAATTGGTAACACATCTAGATGGAGgaaaactgattttctgtttttaaaaaggaaCCTTTAAAAAGGTGTTTTATGAGGTAACATGCAAAATTCTTCCTCCGAGCttatgaagtaaaaaaaaaaacgtttgaccTTTTGTACCCCCTACCCTTCTATTTATTTAAGCATGGCtgaattttattattactatagGTAAGCCTATCTCTTCCTTAGGAAATGTGGCTTGCTTTTAAAAAGAGGGTCCGTGTTCTTTGATATGCCTTAATGTTTGTGAGTAAATATTTTGGTATGAAATAATATTTACGcctgtgtacaaaaaaaaaaaaaatctgattatcTTTAACTGAAGAAGAACCTTTGGACTCTGACGTCACTTGACCCGAGCGCGTTCATGACAACCGGagttcctccacctccagctgaGTTCGCCCACCGGCTTTAACGAACCATCTGGCAGTTTACCCGTTTAATTTCTTTGATTAAGAGGTACCACAAGTGCGAAATGAAACCGAGGAAGCTgcacctcctgctgctgtggacgCTGTTCTGCTGCGGCGTGACCCAGGCGATCGAGCCCATCAGCACTACCATAGCGGTCGGCGTGGCTGCCACTCTGACGGCGTTTTTAGCTAGCTACCAGAACATTTTCTTCTACTTCCACGAGTGCTGTCGACCCGAGTGGATCTCTTTCAACGGGACAGGTAACACGCGTGCGTCCGGCTAACACAGCCGCCACCACAACTAGCTACGGTGTTGTTTTGGCATTTTCTCACACTTTAACAGCTTTAAGCTATCGACTGGTTTAACATTAGCCGAGCGGGGACATGTGTTACATCGTCACTGACCCATACAAGTGCCTAAGTAGTATAAACGTGCGTAAAGCTCATTGTAATACTtcgttttatttacttttgcaTCCTTTTCTAAGTTAACCGAACATTTCTGAGGTTGTGTTGAACCGAGCTCGGATTGTTGATCACGTGCTCGTGACGTATGAGGAAGTTCCGCGTTGTAAAGAAGCTAGTCAGTGTGCTGAATTAGCGCGGTTTCGCCTGGGCTTTacggttgttgtttttttagcaCATAAAAAACGACTGATGTCCGCGATTAAGTGGTTTCGACGATGAACGCGGCACGTTTATATTTGTGGTTGCATGTTTTGTCGACGACCGGGGTGCTGGTGAACACGTTTGATCCGGTTACAACAACAGTGGTGATCGGCATCGGTGCGACTCTGGGCCGGACGATCTACAATTATTTACATGAAAGTTGCGATTCGAAATGGATAGCCTTCAATGCAACAGGTGAGCGTGTGCAGCTTGTTTCAGCACGGGACAAATAACGTTAAGTAGGCACACTGATGTGCAGTCTAAAGAATACGGCCATAAGGATAAGGTTTGTTTTTCCTACCGACAGAACCGACACCTGACTGGGAGAGAATGACCTTTGTTCTGTTGTAGTAGGCTCTGTGAGTTGCGTTTGAAATAAAACCATGCATACTGCATTAAGCTGCCAGGTCTTTGCTTTATTTGGAGTGGATttacatcagtatagaaagaaatGCGTTGGAGACTGCAGTCGCTCTCAGCACTTACTTGTTGTGGGGTCTCCCTGCATTTCAGTCTGGTCTTCAGCAGGTCGTCCAGTGACTTTTGACGCTTTGCACAGAATGCTCCTGTATACCTCAGCGTTCATCCTGTTGCTTCAGTCAACAGTGAAATCATAAGTAAATGCCAGCGAGCCCCTTCTGTGGCCAGGCATGAGTTGGGTGGAACTGCAGTGACGTACAGTTTTcatgtagcacacacacacaaatggattGTGACATGAAATAAGACaagatttttcagattaaaaaaatgtcagaaaggtttttttttttggtcaggtGTTTGCTGCTGCTAACCCTGTTGATTTTCTGCTTTGTACTTTCTAGGTCTCAAGGCTGACCTGGACAGCAAGCTGTTCGGACAGCACCTTGCATCACGCATCATCTTCAAAGCTGTGAATGGATTCGTGAGCAGCGACAACCCAAAGAAGCCCCTGGTGCTCTCTCTGCACGGATCGACCGGCACAGGGAAGAACTTTGTTAGTAAGCTGATTGCTGAAAACATTTACAAGGAGGGAATGGACAGCAACTTCGTTCATGTTTTCACGGCCACACTTCACTTCCCACATCCAAGTCAATACCTTAATATGTACAAGGTATGGAGTTCAAATGAGTtgattcattttcctttaaattaaaacagtgaaattgtTCTTTTTCAGCCTTCTGTGTGAAGTGAGTTTGCTACTGTTTCTCCACAGTATCAGTTGCAGCAGTGGATCAAAGGAAATGTCACCAACTGTGAACGCTCCATGTTCATCTTTGATGAGATGGACAAGATGCATCCCGGCTTGATTGACAGCATCAAGCCATACCTGGACTACTATGACAAGCTGGATGGAATTTCGTATCGGAAAGccatcttcatcttcctcaGGTGAAAAGCTGAAAGCATTTCTAAGGGCTGGCTCTCACTCTGTCGGAACCGGTGTTGTGTGACCATGTCAGAATTCAAAAGGGTTTGAGCAGAACAGTCCCCTGTAGGAATGGTGGATTGTTGGATTTGGAAAGGCTGCAGAAATAGTCAGACCCAGACCCCTTTAATCCGACGAAAGGCATGTTGGGAGGGGGGTTTCTGAAGCTATTCGACCACCCAGCAGGCAGTCCTGACGGAGTATACTGGCTCTtaagtcattttcatttgtacCATAGAATGGTATAAATAAAAAGGAGTTTTGTGGTAATAATGCAGTAAGAAAGCATCACTGTAGCTTTGAAACTTGAGAGCCCAGACCGTATATCTGTAcatgttatatttatatttgat is a window of Toxotes jaculatrix isolate fToxJac2 chromosome 16, fToxJac2.pri, whole genome shotgun sequence DNA encoding:
- the tor1 gene encoding torsin family 1 isoform X2, giving the protein MNAARLYLWLHVLSTTGVLVNTFDPVTTTVVIGIGATLGRTIYNYLHESCDSKWIAFNATGLKADLDSKLFGQHLASRIIFKAVNGFVSSDNPKKPLVLSLHGSTGTGKNFVSKLIAENIYKEGMDSNFVHVFTATLHFPHPSQYLNMYKYQLQQWIKGNVTNCERSMFIFDEMDKMHPGLIDSIKPYLDYYDKLDGISYRKAIFIFLSNAGGDNIIQTTLDFWKSGRTREEIKLKDLETLLSLSVFNNNQSGFFRTSLIDKNLVDFFVPFLPLEYEHVVQCAMAEMEARGLPPNRHVANRMAKDLVYSPKTERIFSVKGCKTIESKLNYYI
- the tor1 gene encoding torsin family 1 isoform X1 — translated: MKPRKLHLLLLWTLFCCGVTQAIEPISTTIAVGVAATLTAFLASYQNIFFYFHECCRPEWISFNGTGLKADLDSKLFGQHLASRIIFKAVNGFVSSDNPKKPLVLSLHGSTGTGKNFVSKLIAENIYKEGMDSNFVHVFTATLHFPHPSQYLNMYKYQLQQWIKGNVTNCERSMFIFDEMDKMHPGLIDSIKPYLDYYDKLDGISYRKAIFIFLSNAGGDNIIQTTLDFWKSGRTREEIKLKDLETLLSLSVFNNNQSGFFRTSLIDKNLVDFFVPFLPLEYEHVVQCAMAEMEARGLPPNRHVANRMAKDLVYSPKTERIFSVKGCKTIESKLNYYI